One genomic segment of Rivularia sp. PCC 7116 includes these proteins:
- a CDS encoding response regulator, with the protein MANNKILVIDDTTVVRVKVREMLPPGNFQVLEAKDGLEGLKLIRKEKFSLIMLDFLLPKMSGWEVYQEIQAQPDLRKTPLVVMSGRKEEVTEKISEPFEHFEFLNKPFDQKQLISSIKAAMAKAKQPRKQPATVAAVHQNGTNGTNGTNGVNGTNGTVSAEFPNSSAEIDALNEKMAKMQTEIDGLKKQLTQVVAYIKQKMK; encoded by the coding sequence GTGGCAAATAATAAAATTTTAGTTATTGATGACACTACAGTCGTGCGAGTCAAAGTACGGGAAATGTTACCCCCAGGAAACTTCCAAGTGCTGGAAGCAAAAGATGGCTTAGAAGGGCTTAAATTAATCCGTAAGGAAAAATTTAGTTTAATTATGCTGGATTTTCTGCTACCAAAAATGAGCGGTTGGGAAGTTTATCAGGAAATTCAAGCACAGCCAGATTTAAGAAAAACTCCTTTGGTTGTAATGTCAGGACGTAAAGAGGAAGTTACAGAAAAAATTTCTGAACCCTTTGAACATTTTGAATTTCTCAATAAGCCTTTTGACCAAAAACAGCTAATTAGCTCAATAAAAGCCGCAATGGCAAAGGCAAAACAACCGAGAAAACAACCTGCAACCGTAGCGGCTGTTCACCAAAATGGAACTAATGGTACTAACGGCACTAATGGAGTAAACGGAACTAATGGAACTGTAAGTGCAGAATTCCCCAATTCTTCAGCAGAAATAGATGCATTGAACGAGAAAATGGCGAAAATGCAAACAGAAATAGACGGTTTGAAAAAACAGTTAACTCAGGTTGTTGCTTACATCAAGCAAAAAATGAAATAG